In Sulfuritortus calidifontis, the sequence CGGCCACGCCGCCGCGGGCGGGCGGCCAGGTCGTGCTCGACGAGAGCCGGCTCAACCCGCTGTTCAACTTCGACAACTTCGTCCGCGGCAAGGCCAACGAGCTGGCGCGGGCGGCGGCCCTGCAGGTGGCCGACAACCCGGGCGCCGGCTACAACCCGCTGTTCGTCTACGGCGGCGTCGGCCTGGGCAAGACCCACCTGATCCAGGCCATCGGCAATCAGGTGCTGGCCAACAATCGGCGCAGCATCGTGCGCTACATCCATGCCGAGCGTTATTTCTCCGACATGGTGCGCGCCATCCGCACCAAGTCGTTCGAGGACTTCAAGCGCAAGTACGATTCGCTCGACCTGCTCCTGATCGACGACATCCAGTTCTTCGCCGGCAAGGACCGCACCCAGGAAGAATTCTTCTATACCTTCAACAGCCTGATCGAGTCGGGCAAGCAGGTGATCATCACCAGCGATACCTTCCCCAAAGACCTGGAAGGCATCGAGGAGCGGCTGAAGTCACGCTTCAGCTGGGGCCTGACCGTGATGCTGGAGCCGCCCGAGCTGGAGATGCGGGTGGCCATCCTGCTGAACAAGGCCAAGCAGGAAAGCGAAACCCTGGACGAGGCCTCGGCCTTCTTCATCGCCAAGCAGATCCGCTCCAACGTGCGCGAGCTGGAAGGCGCCCTGAAACGGGTGATGGCCTATGCCCGCTTCCACCAGCAGCCGATCTCGGTCGAGCTGGCCAAGGAGGCCCTGAAGGACCTGCTCGCCGTGCAGAACCGGCAGATCTCGATTGAAAACATCCAGAAGACCGTGGCTGATTTCTATAAAATCAAGGTCGCCGACATGTACGCCAAGAAGCGCACGCGCAACCTGGCGCGGCCCCGGCAGATGGCGATGTACCTGGCCAAGGAGCTGACCGACATGAGCCTGCCCGAGATCGGTCAGGCCTTCGGCGGCCGCGACCACACCACGGTGATTCACGCCTGCCGCAAGATCGAGGAGCTCAAGGGCTCCGACCTCACCCTGCGGCGGGATTACAACTTGCTGGTACAGGTGCTCACGGGATAACCCTGTGGATGAACTTGGGATGAAATGTGGATAACTTGCTGGAACCGATGCTGAGCGGAAAAACCATCCACAGATCCCCACAGCTATCCACAGCCCGGCCCGGAGACTTGTCCACAAGATAACAGTATAATTTTGCAGCACTTTTTGGCCTTATCCAGAGAAATGGTCGTCGCTAATCATCAACATCAGGAAGATTTCTTATGCTAGTTCTGAAAACCGGCAAAGACGCAATCCTCAAACCCCTGCAGGCCGTGATCGGCGTGGTCGAGCGCAAGCACACCCTGCCCATCCTCTCCAACGTCCTGATCGAAGCGGTCGAGGGCAAGGCGGCCTTCATTGCCACCGACCTCGAGCTGCAACTCACCGCTTGGGCCGACGAAGCCGCGGCCAAGGATAGTGCCTTCACCGTCTCCGCCCGCAAGCTCTTGGACATCTGCCGCTCCTTGCCCGATACCGACATTGGCCTGGAGCTGTCCGGCGAGCAGCTCAAGCTGGCCGCCGGCAAGAGCCGGTTCAACTTGCAGACCCTGCCGGCGCGCGACTTCCCCCGGCTGCAAATCCCGGAAGGCGAAGGCGTCAGTTTCACGCTGGCCCAGGGCAAGCTGCGCCACCTGCTGGCCCGGGTGCAGTACGCCATGGCGGTGCAGGACATCCGCTTCTATCTGAACGGCATGCTCATGCAGCTCAAAGACGGCCGGCTGATCGTCGCGGCCACCGACGGCCACCGTCTGGCCATCGACTCGGCCAAGCTGGACCAGGCCCCGGGCAAGGAGCTCGATGTCATCCTGCCGCGCAAGGCCGTGGTCGAGCTGATCAAGCTCCTGGGCGACAGCGACGAGGCGGTCGAGGTCCAGGTCAGCCCCAACCAGGTGGTGGTGCGCGGCAGCCATTTC encodes:
- the dnaA gene encoding chromosomal replication initiator protein DnaA, with protein sequence MADFWTHCLDHFQGILTDQQLNTWIRPLAVDVESDKVVVKAPNRFVAQWVKDRYINQIDQLARGYFEQSYPIELIISEAKAAAQAKGRPAAVAEAAPVESATPPRAGGQVVLDESRLNPLFNFDNFVRGKANELARAAALQVADNPGAGYNPLFVYGGVGLGKTHLIQAIGNQVLANNRRSIVRYIHAERYFSDMVRAIRTKSFEDFKRKYDSLDLLLIDDIQFFAGKDRTQEEFFYTFNSLIESGKQVIITSDTFPKDLEGIEERLKSRFSWGLTVMLEPPELEMRVAILLNKAKQESETLDEASAFFIAKQIRSNVRELEGALKRVMAYARFHQQPISVELAKEALKDLLAVQNRQISIENIQKTVADFYKIKVADMYAKKRTRNLARPRQMAMYLAKELTDMSLPEIGQAFGGRDHTTVIHACRKIEELKGSDLTLRRDYNLLVQVLTG
- the dnaN gene encoding DNA polymerase III subunit beta, translating into MLVLKTGKDAILKPLQAVIGVVERKHTLPILSNVLIEAVEGKAAFIATDLELQLTAWADEAAAKDSAFTVSARKLLDICRSLPDTDIGLELSGEQLKLAAGKSRFNLQTLPARDFPRLQIPEGEGVSFTLAQGKLRHLLARVQYAMAVQDIRFYLNGMLMQLKDGRLIVAATDGHRLAIDSAKLDQAPGKELDVILPRKAVVELIKLLGDSDEAVEVQVSPNQVVVRGSHFELRSKVVDGKFPDYQRVIPTGHDKDFTIGRQLFNQSLTRAAILTNEKYRGVRLALTSGSLRIVCSNNEQEEAQEELDIEYDKAPLDIGFNVQYLQDVLNNLDSESVRCSFGDPSSSLLITVPGEDNFRYVVMPMRI